ACCCGTGTTGCCACCCCGATTGGCCCGCCTGAACAAGCCTTGGGGAAACTTGCACCCCATGCTTGTTCACTGGCGTACCCTCTCGTTGCCGCTGTCACGGGCGGACCCGTCTCGGCTTACTCTCGTTCAGCCGGCCGCTCCAGGGCGGATTCACCCTCGCTCACCCACCGGTTCCCACCTCCGCCTGCCGGCCTCCCCGCGTGCGCGATGCTTTCGCTCACGCGTCCGGCACGGCGGCTCCGGCTCTCTTTGGGGGTCGCTTCGGGCTACTGTTCCCTATCATAGCGTTTACGCAAGCCCGGTGCTGTGCTCGCTTTATAATACCCCCACCGCGCGCCTAAAGTCAAGTGGTGCTACACTTCCACCACCGGCCTGATGACCACGGTGAACCGGGTCTCGGCCCCCGGTGTCGACTGCGCCCGTATGTCCCACCCATGGGTCTCTACTATGCTCTTCACTGTGGAGAGCCCCAGCCCGAATCCTTCTTCACGGCGGGAATTGGTGCCCCTGTAGAACGGCTCAAACACATAGGAGATCTCGGACTCGGGAATCCCCCTCCCGGTGTTTGAGATGGACACCTCCACGGCTCCTGCGGTTTGTTTCGCCTCAAGCATGACCGTTTTGGAGGAATCCGAGTAGCGCACGGCATTGCTTATGAGGTTTTCGAATACCCGGTTCACAAGCTGAACATCCATATCCGCCCCGAGGTTTGGTGGGACTATGATGGAGTACTCGAACCTGTAGCCGATAACCGCAGCCTCATCCATATACCCCTCACACAAGTCGGTGACGAAGTCCCTGAGTCGGACCCTTGAGTGCATGGACTTCCACTCGCTCGAGTCCATCTTCACGAATTCGATCAGCTGAGCTATGCGGCCCTCGAGGAGCTTGGACTTCTCCTTGATTATGGAGAGGCACCTATTGAGCTTCTCCGGGTCATCAGCGTACCCATCCTCAATGGCATCGAGGTAGCCTTCTATTAGAGCCAGGGGAGTCTTCAGGTCATGGGATACCCCCATGATGAACCTGGATCTTCTCGCGAGTTCCTCCTTCACCCTTCGCCGCATTGTGTCAAAGGACCGGGTGAGGGAGGCGATCTCATCTGTGCCCCTGGCCTCAAGCTCGAAATCGAGATCGCCCTTGGCTATGCGGCTTGCCGCGGTCTCAAGGGTGGATATGGAGCGCCTGATGCTTCTGATTATGAGGACTGACATGGTCGCGGAGAACAAGAGAAGGGAAAGGGGTATGAGAAGGCC
This region of Bacillota bacterium genomic DNA includes:
- a CDS encoding HAMP domain-containing histidine kinase; its protein translation is MNLRTKFITLVVGIVIIPFLSVLLVLALQLGLHRQGLVDNSLIKYVVTQKVARVTMPEAARQGTLGNVLDNLPQDAEVALVDEKGKVMFSTLPGLIEGETFRAEALSGAVNEGYEVQVLPLPLPNGEGRILIRMAFQSLFHTGFQQYRGLLIPLSLLLFSATMSVLIIRSIRRSISTLETAASRIAKGDLDFELEARGTDEIASLTRSFDTMRRRVKEELARRSRFIMGVSHDLKTPLALIEGYLDAIEDGYADDPEKLNRCLSIIKEKSKLLEGRIAQLIEFVKMDSSEWKSMHSRVRLRDFVTDLCEGYMDEAAVIGYRFEYSIIVPPNLGADMDVQLVNRVFENLISNAVRYSDSSKTVMLEAKQTAGAVEVSISNTGRGIPESEISYVFEPFYRGTNSRREEGFGLGLSTVKSIVETHGWDIRAQSTPGAETRFTVVIRPVVEV